The Candidatus Limnocylindrales bacterium genome has a segment encoding these proteins:
- a CDS encoding adenylate/guanylate cyclase domain-containing protein produces MPELLQILAGYVPQVMVNHLISHPEPLVTPSAERFPAAILFADISGFTTLAERLTQQGPAGIEKLSNVLNTYFSQLIELIMAHGGEVFKFAGDAPIALWPVAQPRNRHLIRNMGDENLSLATCRAVQCGLALQSMFNEYKVAEGLRLSLRVGIGAGEVLMASVGGVRGRWEFLVAGEPITQMCHAERQAYPGEVVLSSEAWKLIQDQGSGQQLPEGGFLIQSLREPLPLRPLFPINPPPGFEVILRSYIPAAILTRLDAEQTEWLAELRRITVLFVNVMGLDYTSPYILDRLQTVMQVLQTVLYRYEGSVNQFMVDDKGTILVAALGLPPLTHEDDAVRGIQAALGMQAELRQLGLRSAVGIATGRVFCGERGSLIRREYGMIGDVVNLAARLMQVVTEDLSIGQSILCDAATYQAARMRLAFKTLPTITVKGKAEPVAVYSPYGQTKITPKSPTKMVGRTTERKFLLERLRALREGHGSTVIIEGEAGMGKSRLIQDLLQHAQELGIASLMGVGDAIEKSIPYHAWYPIFHQLFNLDHLTDDLESRCRQVLAQLQVDPEWLNWAPLLNSILSLDLPENEITNQMSAQVRAENTRNLLLRVIEKAADRAPMMVILEDAHWLDSASWALTLTIGRRIRNLLLIISTRPMMDSLPAEYHQFLTMQPGRWGSEIHRLQLRSLLPEETVEMITQRLGITALPESVAKLIQEKAEGHPLFSEELAYALRDAGQILISHGECYVSPAAGDFSTLNFSDTLQGLVISRIDRLTAQQQLTLKVASVIGRAFPFRLLQDIYPIKSDKAQLVQQLNALEKLDVILLETLGSDLVYRFKHAITQEVAYNLMLFSQRRGLHRAIARWYECVYARDLTPFYSLLAYHWSKAEEESKAIHYLEKAGEQAFRTGAYPEALTFFSEALRRDIREDRSKNKMTVALSTQRPIAKSQLRWARWERQMGEICLELGQLPESRDHFERALALLGWSVPATRRKLMLSLAGQVLRLFWPRRPISQPSDGRKIEKITPEEECIIWLEAARAYTQLGKVYYFSNETWAVIHATLYTLHLAGWVGPSPELAQSYANMCVGIGFIPLHSIAEVYLRRAQEAAQNLNELPTLAYVSIITGVYRLGMGRWAEAQEALNQAIEICNRLGNQQQWAESLILLEQIAYYQGGFAQGEKLAVDLYTKACRSSNFLHQAWALGGQAENKLRLGQIEEAITQLKAALDLYADNIDRTSVITTYGLLALGYLRQGEWQLARQAADLAVKAIANSSPTSHYLLEGYAGVAEVYLALWEADKFKGKAQDPGSKIPESAKQACKALRRYARIFLIGQPRAWLCQGLYNWLAGKPSRAYKAWQKSLSLAERLHMPYEQGHAQYEMGRHLETGALMRRTHLLQAYEIFDRLGAIYDRDRARAALEAL; encoded by the coding sequence ATGCCTGAATTACTCCAGATTCTGGCCGGTTATGTCCCTCAAGTGATGGTGAATCACCTGATTTCCCATCCCGAGCCTCTCGTTACGCCTTCTGCCGAGCGTTTCCCTGCCGCGATACTTTTTGCCGATATTTCCGGCTTTACGACTCTGGCCGAACGCCTCACCCAACAGGGTCCGGCCGGTATAGAAAAACTCTCCAACGTCCTCAATACCTATTTTAGTCAGCTTATCGAGCTTATTATGGCCCATGGAGGGGAGGTCTTTAAATTTGCCGGGGATGCCCCTATTGCGCTCTGGCCCGTTGCCCAACCCCGTAATCGCCATCTTATTCGGAATATGGGAGATGAGAATCTCTCCCTGGCTACCTGTCGTGCAGTCCAGTGCGGTTTAGCCTTGCAATCGATGTTTAATGAATATAAGGTGGCGGAAGGTCTGCGCCTTTCCTTACGGGTAGGTATTGGAGCAGGGGAGGTTCTCATGGCGAGTGTGGGAGGTGTGCGAGGACGTTGGGAATTTCTGGTAGCCGGCGAGCCCATCACTCAAATGTGCCACGCAGAGCGACAGGCCTATCCCGGTGAGGTGGTCCTATCTTCTGAAGCCTGGAAGCTTATTCAGGATCAAGGTTCAGGCCAACAGTTACCCGAAGGGGGTTTCCTGATCCAATCACTCCGTGAACCTCTTCCACTTCGTCCTTTGTTCCCGATTAATCCTCCACCGGGCTTTGAGGTTATTTTACGAAGTTATATTCCGGCTGCGATTCTGACTCGCCTCGATGCAGAACAAACTGAATGGCTGGCCGAACTTCGTCGTATCACGGTATTGTTCGTCAACGTCATGGGATTAGATTACACATCCCCCTATATCCTGGACAGATTGCAAACGGTGATGCAGGTTTTACAGACGGTGTTATACCGTTATGAAGGAAGTGTCAATCAATTCATGGTAGATGATAAAGGAACCATCCTGGTAGCGGCATTGGGATTACCTCCCTTAACCCATGAAGACGATGCGGTACGAGGTATACAGGCTGCGCTGGGAATGCAGGCCGAGCTTCGACAATTGGGATTGCGGAGTGCGGTCGGTATTGCCACCGGTCGGGTGTTTTGTGGGGAACGAGGGAGCCTGATTCGGCGTGAGTATGGCATGATCGGAGACGTAGTCAATCTGGCAGCCCGATTGATGCAGGTGGTAACAGAAGATCTTTCCATAGGTCAAAGTATTCTTTGTGATGCAGCCACCTATCAGGCAGCTCGAATGCGTTTGGCCTTTAAAACTTTACCCACGATAACGGTCAAAGGTAAAGCCGAACCCGTTGCTGTTTACTCCCCCTATGGTCAGACCAAGATAACCCCCAAATCCCCAACAAAAATGGTTGGAAGGACAACTGAACGTAAGTTTTTACTGGAACGACTCAGAGCTTTGCGGGAAGGTCACGGAAGTACTGTAATCATAGAAGGTGAAGCCGGCATGGGTAAATCCCGGCTGATACAAGATCTCCTTCAGCACGCTCAGGAGCTAGGAATCGCAAGTTTGATGGGAGTTGGGGATGCCATTGAGAAATCTATTCCTTACCACGCGTGGTATCCTATTTTTCATCAACTTTTCAATCTGGATCATTTGACCGATGACCTGGAGAGCCGATGTAGGCAGGTCCTGGCCCAGTTGCAAGTCGACCCTGAGTGGTTAAATTGGGCACCGTTACTCAATTCGATTTTATCACTGGATTTACCGGAAAATGAAATCACAAACCAGATGTCTGCCCAGGTACGGGCTGAAAATACCCGTAACCTGCTCTTAAGGGTGATAGAAAAAGCTGCCGACCGGGCGCCTATGATGGTGATTCTGGAAGATGCCCACTGGTTGGATTCGGCCTCGTGGGCTTTAACCTTAACCATCGGTCGTCGGATCCGTAACCTGCTGTTGATTATCAGTACACGTCCGATGATGGACTCCCTCCCGGCTGAATATCATCAGTTTCTTACTATGCAACCGGGTCGATGGGGTTCTGAGATCCATCGGTTACAGTTGAGATCTCTTTTACCGGAGGAAACGGTGGAGATGATAACCCAACGGCTGGGGATCACTGCCCTTCCGGAATCGGTAGCTAAATTGATTCAAGAGAAGGCAGAGGGCCATCCGCTCTTCAGTGAGGAGTTGGCTTATGCCTTACGGGATGCAGGTCAGATTCTCATCTCCCATGGAGAATGTTATGTTTCACCTGCAGCAGGGGATTTCAGTACCCTGAACTTTTCAGATACCCTCCAGGGCCTGGTTATCAGTCGGATCGATCGATTAACGGCGCAGCAACAATTAACCTTAAAGGTAGCCAGTGTTATCGGGCGCGCGTTTCCATTCCGCCTCCTCCAGGATATTTATCCTATTAAATCAGACAAAGCGCAATTGGTTCAACAACTTAATGCCCTGGAAAAGCTGGATGTCATTTTACTCGAAACGCTGGGATCAGATTTGGTGTATAGGTTTAAACATGCCATAACCCAGGAAGTGGCCTACAATTTGATGTTATTTTCCCAACGACGCGGACTGCATCGGGCTATCGCAAGATGGTATGAGTGTGTATATGCCCGGGATTTAACCCCCTTCTATTCCCTTTTAGCTTATCATTGGAGTAAAGCCGAAGAAGAATCAAAAGCCATCCATTATCTGGAAAAGGCCGGGGAGCAGGCCTTCCGCACCGGTGCTTACCCAGAAGCCCTGACCTTTTTCAGCGAAGCTTTAAGACGGGATATTCGAGAGGATAGAAGCAAAAATAAGATGACCGTTGCCTTATCAACTCAGCGACCTATTGCCAAATCTCAATTACGATGGGCACGGTGGGAACGGCAGATGGGAGAAATTTGTCTGGAGTTGGGGCAATTACCGGAGAGTCGAGATCATTTCGAACGGGCTTTGGCTTTATTGGGCTGGTCGGTGCCTGCCACACGGCGGAAATTGATGTTAAGCCTGGCAGGACAGGTGTTACGACTATTCTGGCCAAGAAGACCGATAAGCCAACCTTCAGATGGGAGGAAAATAGAGAAGATAACCCCAGAAGAGGAGTGTATCATCTGGTTAGAAGCGGCCCGGGCTTACACTCAGTTGGGAAAGGTATATTACTTCTCCAATGAAACATGGGCCGTTATCCATGCAACCCTTTATACCCTCCATCTGGCCGGCTGGGTGGGTCCTTCACCTGAATTAGCCCAAAGCTATGCAAATATGTGTGTCGGAATTGGGTTTATTCCCTTGCATTCCATAGCTGAAGTTTATCTTCGTCGGGCACAGGAAGCGGCTCAGAACTTGAATGAACTTCCCACGCTGGCTTATGTGTCGATTATAACCGGTGTCTACCGCCTCGGTATGGGTCGTTGGGCTGAAGCTCAAGAGGCTCTTAATCAGGCTATTGAAATCTGCAATCGCCTAGGAAATCAACAACAATGGGCAGAAAGCTTGATTCTTCTGGAACAGATAGCCTATTACCAGGGGGGCTTTGCCCAGGGTGAGAAACTAGCTGTAGATCTTTACACAAAGGCCTGTCGAAGTAGCAACTTTCTACATCAGGCCTGGGCTTTAGGCGGACAGGCTGAAAACAAACTACGTCTAGGCCAGATAGAAGAAGCCATAACCCAACTGAAAGCGGCTCTGGATCTATACGCCGATAATATAGATCGTACCTCGGTTATCACCACCTATGGGCTTCTGGCCCTCGGATACCTCCGTCAGGGGGAATGGCAACTCGCCCGGCAGGCCGCTGATCTGGCAGTAAAAGCCATTGCAAATTCCTCGCCTACTTCCCACTACTTACTGGAAGGATACGCCGGGGTTGCCGAAGTATATCTGGCCCTGTGGGAGGCAGATAAGTTTAAAGGCAAAGCCCAAGATCCCGGGTCAAAAATTCCAGAATCGGCAAAGCAGGCTTGTAAGGCCTTACGCAGGTATGCGAGAATCTTTCTGATCGGTCAACCCCGAGCCTGGCTTTGTCAAGGTTTATATAACTGGCTGGCAGGTAAGCCCTCTCGAGCTTACAAAGCCTGGCAAAAGAGCCTTTCTTTGGCTGAACGACTCCATATGCCCTACGAGCAAGGACATGCTCAATATGAAATGGGCCGGCACTTAGAGACAGGAGCATTGATGCGACGTACCCACCTCCTGCAAGCCTATGAAATTTTTGATCGGCTAGGAGCAATCTATGATCGGGACCGTGCCCGGGCCGCATTGGAAGCCCTATGA
- a CDS encoding alpha/beta hydrolase, with the protein MAYQELYGGKWEEIQSKRVDTLYGRKLLRPEDFKHYEVTTQDPRGYEVKFHYVREGSGEPLFLLHGWPGFWYDYWMNIKELAKHFDVIAPDNRGYGDSGKPGYDPTTRRIKLDPLQHYDLDTTVDDQMRLAKALGIEKAYWCGHDWTSLTMHKFVRRYPEMVKKLVLVNPFLPGAEARYLSPAFFAHSWYSQFHGTPLAVELVESSREATKIYFRWFFQWWSYNKNLWTPEELEIITDNFTKPGNIEGGFSWYRANLGPLSKGWEPIDYTPTHIPTLVLWGEGDTCVVINWADLVVQYYLNLTFKPVKKAGHFLMREAPDVFNKEVTEFLKQA; encoded by the coding sequence ATGGCCTATCAAGAATTGTATGGAGGGAAGTGGGAGGAAATTCAATCTAAAAGGGTGGATACGCTATACGGGAGGAAACTTCTCCGACCGGAAGATTTCAAGCACTACGAAGTTACCACGCAAGATCCCCGGGGTTATGAAGTAAAGTTTCATTATGTACGAGAAGGAAGCGGAGAGCCTTTATTCCTTTTGCATGGGTGGCCGGGTTTCTGGTATGATTACTGGATGAACATTAAAGAGCTTGCGAAGCACTTTGACGTTATAGCTCCGGACAATCGAGGATATGGGGACTCTGGTAAACCTGGTTATGATCCTACCACAAGGCGTATTAAGCTAGATCCCCTTCAGCATTATGACCTCGATACCACCGTGGATGATCAGATGAGGCTGGCAAAGGCTCTGGGGATAGAGAAAGCCTATTGGTGTGGGCATGACTGGACATCCCTGACCATGCATAAATTTGTTAGAAGATACCCGGAGATGGTAAAAAAACTTGTCCTGGTCAATCCCTTCCTTCCGGGAGCCGAGGCGAGATATCTTTCTCCAGCTTTCTTTGCCCATTCCTGGTATTCCCAGTTCCATGGAACTCCCCTGGCCGTAGAATTGGTTGAATCCAGTAGAGAAGCAACCAAGATTTACTTTAGATGGTTTTTCCAATGGTGGTCTTACAATAAGAACCTTTGGACCCCGGAAGAATTGGAGATCATTACTGACAACTTCACAAAACCCGGAAACATAGAGGGAGGATTTAGCTGGTATCGGGCAAACCTCGGTCCGTTGTCTAAAGGTTGGGAACCCATAGATTATACCCCTACCCATATTCCGACTCTGGTGCTCTGGGGGGAAGGAGACACCTGTGTGGTGATTAATTGGGCCGACCTTGTTGTTCAGTACTACTTAAATCTGACCTTTAAACCGGTTAAGAAGGCCGGTCACTTCCTGATGCGTGAGGCTCCCGATGTCTTCAACAAAGAGGTCACGGAGTTTCTTAAGCAGGCTTAG
- a CDS encoding radical SAM protein: MELQEKIKILTEMALEDRDTRRIPIGRDPILNPLNLRPLAYRGSQGMPLMRVLMTNACRFNCTYCPMRKDRHLPRVALEPETIASTYLEAVRKRWADGLFVTTGIPGRPAQAMDQLIKLLEILRFRYRYHGYIHVKIMPGAESAQIERAVQLAHRVSLNLEAPCQSILNELAPEKNLSRSLADLQLAHETKQRLRAESGFSKKLPSHPVLPAGITTQFVVGAGQDTDRQILGLVEDLSRRKKILHHSHFSAFRPIRDTPLENRRETPVLREQRLYQAEYLMREYGYQLEEMVFDKQGNLPLEMDPKVAWAIHHPEQFPVEIQTAHWEQLLRVPGIGPVSVERILRYRRRELLRDRKDLDRLGVVTSRAQKFITLRGKRITEDRDAIQQTLWDFNTLESHPSRTYEFSPGTFR, encoded by the coding sequence ATGGAACTACAAGAAAAAATTAAAATTTTAACCGAGATGGCTCTGGAGGATCGAGATACCCGGCGAATTCCTATAGGTAGAGATCCTATTTTAAATCCCTTGAACCTTCGTCCTTTGGCTTATCGGGGATCTCAAGGTATGCCACTCATGCGTGTTTTAATGACCAATGCCTGTCGGTTCAACTGTACGTACTGTCCTATGCGTAAGGACCGTCATCTTCCCCGTGTCGCTTTAGAACCCGAAACGATCGCTTCTACTTACCTGGAGGCCGTACGAAAAAGATGGGCCGATGGTCTGTTTGTAACCACCGGAATTCCGGGACGTCCTGCTCAGGCTATGGATCAACTCATCAAGTTGTTAGAAATCCTTCGGTTTCGGTATCGGTACCATGGGTACATTCACGTTAAGATAATGCCGGGAGCCGAGTCAGCTCAGATTGAGCGGGCTGTTCAACTGGCCCATCGGGTCTCGTTAAATCTGGAAGCACCCTGCCAGAGTATCCTGAATGAACTTGCCCCAGAAAAAAATTTATCCCGATCCCTGGCAGATCTTCAACTCGCCCATGAAACGAAACAACGTCTCCGGGCGGAGTCGGGTTTTTCCAAAAAACTCCCCTCTCACCCTGTCTTACCGGCCGGAATTACCACACAGTTTGTAGTAGGAGCCGGTCAGGATACGGATCGGCAAATCTTAGGGCTGGTGGAGGATTTATCCAGGAGAAAGAAGATTCTTCATCATAGCCATTTTAGTGCTTTCCGTCCCATTCGGGATACACCCTTAGAAAATAGAAGAGAAACTCCTGTGTTGCGAGAACAACGACTTTATCAGGCAGAGTATCTGATGCGGGAGTATGGATATCAACTCGAAGAAATGGTCTTTGATAAGCAAGGAAATCTTCCCCTAGAGATGGATCCCAAGGTAGCCTGGGCGATCCATCATCCCGAACAATTCCCTGTGGAGATCCAGACCGCCCATTGGGAGCAATTGCTTCGAGTTCCCGGGATCGGTCCGGTATCTGTGGAACGGATTCTTCGGTATCGAAGACGGGAACTGTTGAGGGATCGAAAGGATTTAGATCGATTGGGCGTGGTTACAAGCCGGGCTCAAAAATTTATAACCCTTCGAGGAAAACGTATCACAGAGGATCGAGACGCCATCCAGCAGACATTGTGGGATTTTAATACCCTGGAGTCCCATCCCTCCCGAACTTATGAATTTAGCCCGGGAACCTTTCGATAA
- a CDS encoding GlsB/YeaQ/YmgE family stress response membrane protein, producing MGIISWIIFGLIVGVIAKFLMPGSDPGGIILTIILGIVGALVGGFIASSIGWGSITGFNIRSIVIAVLGSILLLVIYRLLRPGPRTPA from the coding sequence ATGGGTATCATCTCTTGGATTATTTTCGGTCTTATTGTTGGAGTTATTGCCAAGTTTCTCATGCCGGGGAGTGATCCAGGTGGTATTATCCTTACTATCATCCTAGGTATTGTAGGTGCCCTGGTTGGTGGATTCATTGCAAGTAGTATAGGTTGGGGAAGTATAACCGGGTTCAATATCCGTAGTATAGTGATCGCCGTATTGGGATCTATCCTTCTGCTGGTTATCTATCGCTTACTCAGACCCGGACCGAGAACGCCTGCTTAA
- a CDS encoding dynamin family protein: MEHRTLNYTDLKEKVVIQLQALQEFIAERGYREREAEAAELVTKLKEDKVNLVVLGHFNRGKSTFINSLLGEDLLPTSIIPLTSVITLIKYGETFKIDVYFKNKTSREIDVKEISDYATEEGNPRNQKNVERIEISFPAPYLRNGIIVVDTPGFSSVHVSNTLITQNYLPEADVAMFLITADPPISQVEIEFLKEIKNFTNKIFILQNKIDQVNEAEKQKSLEFSKRIIETTLDLQNLKIYPISAKLALEGELEKNPQKVAASLLPDFERALEEFLLREKGRFVLLTAIEQGLKLLAEVKVALEMERGAYLTSHRNLESNAKIFNERLAILQQEQKDLRDQIQGTTQRLLKSLKPRPVKPEQVAFVKEAFQICYEAHQDDERKALVQTLETCFKQSVQNALKASVLPEYLEIQKEFDEAVTRFIDRIYGLAGQIRQLAAELFDIQIEKPQLAELQKSESEMFPAKPSEEADFYFPSMETENQPLFKISPFSLLLPKKYFQGLMWQEMLRKVESELKQQGEQLCQGFAERIQQRAGKLPEIMDQQINAVMESVQNALKRALEVKVKSKKKAEQTVKILDEKLFQLQLIRRKLLDLQKALLPQEG; this comes from the coding sequence TTGGAGCATCGTACATTAAATTATACCGATTTGAAAGAAAAGGTTGTTATTCAACTTCAGGCGCTTCAGGAGTTTATAGCAGAACGGGGATATAGAGAAAGAGAAGCAGAAGCTGCAGAGTTGGTTACAAAACTTAAAGAAGACAAGGTTAATCTTGTAGTTCTGGGACATTTTAATCGAGGAAAATCGACTTTTATCAACAGTCTTTTAGGAGAGGATCTTTTACCTACTTCCATTATTCCCCTTACGTCTGTTATTACGTTAATAAAATATGGAGAAACTTTTAAAATCGATGTTTACTTCAAAAACAAGACAAGTCGGGAAATAGACGTTAAAGAAATTTCAGATTATGCCACCGAAGAAGGAAATCCTCGTAACCAAAAGAATGTCGAGCGCATTGAAATCTCCTTTCCGGCCCCTTATTTAAGAAATGGAATCATAGTCGTAGACACCCCGGGTTTTAGTTCCGTGCATGTAAGCAATACGCTGATTACGCAAAATTATCTTCCAGAGGCCGATGTGGCGATGTTTCTGATCACAGCAGATCCGCCGATCAGCCAGGTAGAAATTGAGTTCCTGAAGGAGATCAAAAATTTCACCAATAAAATCTTCATCCTCCAAAATAAGATTGATCAGGTAAATGAAGCAGAAAAGCAGAAATCCCTTGAATTCTCGAAGCGTATCATCGAAACGACTTTGGATCTTCAAAACCTGAAAATCTATCCCATTTCGGCTAAATTAGCTCTGGAGGGGGAGCTCGAAAAAAATCCCCAAAAAGTCGCGGCCAGTCTCCTCCCTGACTTTGAGAGAGCCCTTGAGGAGTTTCTTCTTCGGGAAAAGGGGAGGTTTGTGCTGTTAACTGCTATTGAGCAGGGTTTGAAGCTTTTGGCAGAGGTCAAAGTAGCTCTGGAAATGGAGAGGGGGGCTTACCTGACTTCCCATCGAAACTTAGAAAGTAATGCAAAAATCTTTAACGAACGTCTGGCTATTTTACAACAGGAACAAAAGGATTTAAGAGATCAAATTCAGGGAACCACCCAGAGACTCTTAAAAAGTTTGAAACCAAGACCTGTAAAGCCAGAGCAAGTCGCTTTTGTTAAGGAAGCTTTTCAGATCTGCTATGAAGCCCATCAGGATGATGAGAGAAAAGCCCTGGTACAGACGCTGGAAACCTGTTTTAAACAATCTGTCCAGAATGCCTTAAAAGCCTCGGTGTTACCTGAGTACCTGGAGATTCAGAAGGAATTTGATGAAGCGGTTACCCGATTTATAGACCGAATCTATGGGTTAGCCGGGCAGATCCGACAACTTGCTGCGGAACTCTTTGATATCCAGATAGAAAAGCCCCAGCTTGCAGAATTGCAAAAATCTGAAAGCGAAATGTTCCCTGCCAAACCTTCTGAAGAGGCAGACTTTTACTTCCCCTCAATGGAAACGGAGAATCAACCCCTTTTTAAAATTTCCCCTTTTTCCCTCTTGTTACCTAAAAAGTACTTCCAGGGGCTTATGTGGCAGGAAATGCTCAGAAAAGTAGAAAGCGAATTGAAGCAACAGGGAGAACAACTCTGCCAGGGATTCGCGGAACGAATCCAACAGCGTGCCGGTAAACTGCCGGAGATTATGGATCAACAAATTAACGCGGTTATGGAGAGTGTTCAAAATGCTTTAAAACGGGCCCTGGAAGTCAAGGTGAAGAGCAAGAAAAAAGCCGAGCAGACGGTTAAAATTTTAGACGAAAAGCTTTTCCAACTCCAATTGATCAGAAGAAAGTTATTGGATTTGCAGAAAGCCCTTCTACCTCAAGAGGGATAG
- a CDS encoding benzoate-CoA ligase family protein: MRELRIPDTFNVATAFIDENLVQGRGRKIALYYEDKTYTYQEVFDRVNKAGNALKELGVEMEQRVLMIMLDSPEFVATFWGAIKIGAVPVPVNTLMRAADYEYFLNNSRAKVLVVHEALLPEIEKIQKRLKYLRHIVVVGKAKESQLSFYEMLDRASPNLEAAETHKDDVAFWLYSSGSTGLPKGAVHLQHDMMYCAEYYARGILGITEQDITFSAAKLFFAYGLGNNMYFPFRVGASAVLYPGRPTPDKMFEILKKYRPTLFYAVPTLYGAMLQVAEKDAQYEVPPSVRLCISAGEALPAEIYRRWKDRFGVEILDGIGSTEVLHIFLSNQPGKVKPGSSGTVVPGYEAKIVDEGDQEVPVGEIGNLLIKGDSTAAYYWNNQEKTRQTILGEWIRTGDKYYLDSEGYYWYCGRSDDMLKVGGMWVSPVEVESTLIEHPAVLESAVVGALDEENLIKPKAFVVLREGYHPSPELVEELQAFVKNKIAPYKYPRWIEFVKELPKTATGKIQRFKLRTLP, from the coding sequence ATGAGAGAGCTCAGGATTCCGGACACCTTCAATGTAGCAACCGCCTTTATCGATGAAAACCTCGTCCAAGGGCGGGGACGGAAAATCGCTCTATATTATGAAGATAAAACCTACACCTATCAAGAGGTCTTCGATAGGGTTAATAAAGCCGGAAATGCCCTCAAAGAATTGGGCGTTGAGATGGAGCAGCGGGTATTAATGATCATGCTGGATTCTCCTGAGTTTGTGGCAACTTTTTGGGGAGCGATTAAAATTGGAGCGGTTCCGGTTCCGGTCAATACCTTGATGAGGGCAGCAGATTATGAATATTTCCTTAACAACAGTCGAGCTAAAGTCCTGGTTGTTCATGAAGCCCTATTACCCGAGATCGAAAAGATCCAGAAACGGCTTAAATATCTTCGCCATATTGTTGTGGTAGGAAAGGCTAAGGAGAGTCAACTATCCTTCTATGAAATGCTGGACCGGGCTTCGCCGAATTTGGAAGCCGCAGAGACCCATAAAGACGATGTGGCTTTCTGGCTTTATAGTTCGGGAAGTACCGGTCTCCCCAAAGGAGCTGTACATTTACAGCATGATATGATGTATTGTGCCGAATATTATGCCAGGGGTATTCTCGGGATTACCGAACAGGATATTACCTTTTCGGCAGCTAAGTTGTTCTTTGCTTATGGATTGGGAAATAACATGTATTTTCCTTTCAGGGTAGGGGCTTCCGCAGTTTTATATCCAGGTCGCCCGACTCCGGATAAGATGTTTGAGATTTTAAAAAAGTATCGACCGACCCTTTTTTACGCAGTTCCTACCTTATATGGGGCTATGCTTCAGGTTGCAGAGAAGGATGCACAGTATGAAGTTCCCCCTTCGGTCCGACTCTGTATTTCAGCCGGAGAAGCTCTTCCTGCAGAAATTTATCGAAGATGGAAGGATCGGTTTGGAGTAGAAATTTTGGACGGAATTGGATCCACGGAGGTTCTTCATATCTTTTTATCAAATCAACCGGGTAAGGTCAAACCCGGAAGTAGTGGCACGGTGGTTCCGGGTTATGAAGCCAAGATTGTGGATGAAGGGGATCAAGAAGTACCCGTTGGGGAAATAGGAAATTTACTTATTAAGGGGGATAGTACAGCCGCCTACTACTGGAATAACCAGGAAAAAACCAGGCAAACAATCTTGGGGGAGTGGATTCGGACCGGAGATAAATATTACCTGGACTCAGAAGGATATTATTGGTACTGCGGACGATCCGATGACATGCTAAAGGTAGGCGGAATGTGGGTATCTCCGGTGGAAGTAGAAAGTACTCTGATTGAACATCCGGCTGTATTGGAAAGTGCTGTTGTAGGGGCTCTGGACGAAGAAAACCTTATCAAGCCGAAAGCTTTTGTGGTCCTCCGGGAAGGATACCATCCCTCCCCTGAACTGGTGGAGGAACTCCAGGCCTTTGTGAAAAACAAAATAGCTCCTTACAAATACCCCCGCTGGATTGAATTTGTAAAAGAGTTACCGAAAACAGCTACGGGAAAGATTCAGCGATTTAAACTGCGGACTCTACCATAA
- a CDS encoding integration host factor subunit beta: MTKADLVEKIAERAKLSKKDSEIVVNTVFQSIIEALTKGDKVELRGFGSFRARDRQSRVGRNPKTGESVEVPSKKVPFFKPGKDLKKLVNGG; encoded by the coding sequence ATGACTAAAGCCGATCTTGTGGAGAAAATTGCCGAGCGAGCCAAACTCTCAAAAAAAGATAGCGAAATCGTGGTAAATACGGTCTTCCAAAGTATTATTGAGGCTCTAACCAAGGGGGATAAAGTAGAGCTTAGAGGGTTTGGTAGCTTTCGAGCACGGGATCGTCAATCCCGGGTGGGACGGAACCCTAAAACCGGGGAAAGCGTTGAAGTACCTTCCAAAAAGGTCCCCTTTTTCAAACCCGGTAAAGATTTGAAAAAGTTAGTGAATGGAGGTTAA